In Crinalium epipsammum PCC 9333, the genomic window ACCAAGGGCTACCCAAACTTTTAAAAACATTTTGGACGACAAAAGTTGTATATGCTCCCAGCATCATTAATTCGCCGTGAGCCATATTAATCACACCCATCAACCCAAATACAATGGCTAAACCTAGCGCCGAAATTAACAAAACAGCACCAATACTAATTCCATTAAAGACCCCATCCAGTAACCCTTCTAACACACGCCCTCTCACTATTTATAGCAATTAGCTATTAGCAGTTAGCTATTAGCTTTTTTCAGTCGCAAATTATCTCTATCCCATCTGTGTGCATCTGTGTTTATCTGTGCTACATCTGTGGTTAATTCCCTAAAATTTAACTTATGCAGTAGCTCTATCAAATTTTGTACTTACCACCTTTTTTAGCATCAGACCAATCACAAGCATATCCTTTTGTTTCTGCTACATATTGGTTCCAAGGAACAGGTTTTACTGCTTCTTTAGAAGAATAAACAATTTTAAATAAACCATCTTCTCCTACCTCACCAATGCGGACAAATTTAGATAAGTGATGATTTTTGTCTAACGAAACCTTACCTTCTGGAGCATTAAAGGTTTGCCCTAAAGCGGCTTTTTTCACTGCTTCAATATCAGTAGTTTTTGCTTTTTCGACAGCTTGCTTCCAGAGATAAACCATGATATAAGCAGCTTCCATCGGGTCATTAGTTACTCTATCGTTGCCGTACTTAGCTTTAAAAGCTTCGACAAACTTCTTATTTTCAGGAGTATCTACTGTCATAAAATAATTCCAAGAAGCATAATGACCTTTGAGGTACTCAGCCCCAATTGCCTTAACTTCTTCCTCAGCAATACTGACAGACATAACAGGATATTTATCTGGTGATAATCCTGCACCTTGCATCTGCTTAAAGAAAGCTACGTTACTATCACCATTGAGGGTATTGAAAATTACACCACCGTTAGGTAGGGCAGCTTTTATTTTAGTAATGATGGGCGTTACTTCTGTGTTACCCAGTGGTAAGTAATCTTCACCGACTGTTTTAGCACCTTTGGCTTGTAATTGCGCCTTAATAATAGTATTAGCAGTGCGTGGAAAAACGTAGTCGGAACCTACTAAAAAGAATTCTTTACCTTTATTTTCCAATAGCCAATCTACAGCAGGCTCAATTTGCTGGTTGGGTGCAGCGCCAGTATAGAAAATGTCTTGAGAACACTCTTGACCCTCGTATTGTACGGGATACCAGAGCATATGGTTTTTAGACTCAAATACTGGCAAAACATTCTTGCGGCTTGCAGAAGTCCAACAACCAAAAACTGTTACTACTTTGTCTTGGTCAATTAGTTTCGTAGCTTTTTCTCTAAAAGTATCCCAGTTAGAAGCACCATCTTCTACTATTGCTTGAATTTGTTTACCAAGTACCCCACCGGATTTATTAATTTCTTCAATTGCTAAGTTTTCGGCATCCACGACGCTTTTTTCACTAATTGCCATCGTGCCGCTTAATGAGTGTAAAATCCCAACTTTAATTGTATTTCCGCCACCTGTTGAGGTAGATGTGGTAGCGTTGCTAGTTTTTGTGTCGCTAGCAGGTGGATTGCTGCAAGCCTTTAGTAGAAGGCTTGTTCCTAATGTCCCTGCACTATAAATGATAAATTTACGTCGTCCTAATCGTCCTGCCATATCTGCCCACACTCCTCAACTAATCAACCAATAGATGGATGTCTACACAGTTAAGCTGTGATTTTATACGCAATTTTTAAAACTAATTGTAATTATTGATACAGAACTCACACCACTAGAGGTAACTCCTGAAAATCATTATTGGGTGTGGTTAAATGTTCCTCTTGGCGCAGAAGTTTTAAAACTTGATCCTTGTAGTCCTGAAACTTGCGATCGCACTTCATGTGATGGGTGCGAGTTCCTACTTCACAGTTCCAGGGCGTGAACTCAATACATAAATACGTTGAGACAGAAAAACTGCTTCTTCAACATCGTGAGTAATCATAAAAGTGGTGTTTTGAATTACAAAACACCTTGGTTGGACTACAAGAATTATTAAGTTTCGTAAAATTAACGTACTGATAAATATAAGTCGTCATTAGTCAAAAGTTTTTACCAATGACCAATGACCAATGACCAATTAAAGCAGTTGTTGCAGATTAGGATGTTCTTGCAGCAACTTAATTACCTGCTTGATATCCTGTGTGCGGTCTTTTTTGACGATTAAAGTAACATTGCGATCGCGCACCACCACAACATCCTCTAATCCAATCGTGACTATTACCTCATCCTCATCCGTAGCATAAAGAATTGCGCCCTCTGTATCTAACCCGATATGCTGCGCCAACTCCACATTTTTCGCATCTCCTTTCATCAGACGCTCGATCGCATTCCAGTCACCTAAATCGTCCCAACCAAACGATGCTGGCATAACATAAGTTAGCTCAGTCTTCTCCATCAAAGCATAGTCAATGCTTTTCTTAGCTAACTCCCCATAAGCCGCTAAACCCTTAGCTTTCAAAAGTTGAATTATTTCTGGTGCATATTTTTCTAATTCCTCTAAAACAACACCAGCCTGAAACACGAACATCCCACTATTCCAGGTGTAAGGACATTCTCCAGTACGGCTTTTCGTTGCCAGAAACGTTTCTGCTGTTTGTCGATCTGGCTTTTCTGTGAATCTGTCAACGTGGTAAACTGGCAACTCTCCAAAAGTGCCAACTTGTTCACCTTGCTGAATATAACCGTAGCCAGTAGACGCATAGCTAGGAGTAATCCCTAATGTGACAATAGCTGCCAAATAGGTAGCAAGTTGAGTTGCCGCATTCAGAGTTTTTTGAAAAGCGACTTGATCGCCAATCCAGTGATCAGCAGGAAAAAAGCCAATAACTGCATCTTCCCCATAACGGCGAGATATTTCCAGAGTTGCCCAAGCGACTGCTGGTGCGGTATCTCGACCTTCAGGTTCCACCAGCAAATTTTCAGGAGGTAGCTGAGGAAGTTGCGATCGCACCCCTTCAGCTAGTTGGGCAGATGTCACAACCCATAACCCCTCCCAACCATCAGCCATTGTCAGCAAGCGATTAGCAGTTTCCTGCAACAAGCTGTTACCACTGCCATCTAGACACAAAAACTGCTTAGGTCGGTGTTTACGGCTCAGAGGCCAAAATCGCTCACCCTTACCACCTGCAAGAATAACGGGAATTAAAGATCTATCCATTGGTAGCAGTAACCATTTTCGGTCTATAGTAACTTTGCCCTAGACTACAAAATCAATTTTTCTGAGTAATTGTTATAACTGCATTGAATAAAAAGCTCAAGCTATAATCCTGCATGAGCTTTTAGTATGCACTAATAAGGACTCAGATCAAGCTTTATGGTGAGGTGAACGTGGAACAAAGTGTAAAAAATTCAACAGAGGATGTAAAAATTAAATCCTCCAAAGGTTCTGCGAATCATCACCGCAAAACTGTTAATGATGCCGCAGACAAATTTCAGGAAAAGAAAGCTCCTAATTCTCAAGCGTCCCCCTCAAGGTTCGTTAAAATTCTCTCACACCACTTACTAGACGTAAAATTTAACTTTTTTCCAGTTCGTTCCCTCTTATGGAGCGGGGCATTTGCCATAACAGCAGTAGCTTCGGCTACACTCGGCACTACGGTGGCGCTAATGGTTCCTTTGTCTCCACTCATAGCTGTGAGCCATGAAGGACAGCAAAACAAGAGTATTTGGAGCGAAAGCTTTCACTATGGTTTATCACGACCAGTTAATATCCTGGTGATGGGAATTGACCGCGTTATCGACGTTCCAGACGACCCACGCCAAATATTCAGAGGTCGTAGTGATACAATGCTGCTGTTACGGCTAGATCCGAGCGATCGTTCCGTAAAAATGCTATCAATTCCGCGCGATACTCGTGTTGATTTTCCAGGTATGAGTATACCTAAAATCAACCAAGCTAATGCCGATGGCGGAGCAACTTTAGCTGCACGAGTAGTACACCATACATTAAACAATGTACCGATTGATAGATACGTGAGAGTCACCACTGGTGCATTTCGTGAATTGGTAGATTTAGTAGGTGGCGTAGATGTGTTTGTGCCTGAGCGGATGTCTTACCATGACAATACTCAGAATTTGCACATTGATCTGGCTCCAGGTTGGCAAACTCTTAACGGTGAAAAAGCTGAACAGTTTGCTAGATTCCGCAATCATAATAATGGTGATATTGGTCGGGTACAAAGACAACAAGCACTGCTGAAATCTTTAAGAGCTAAATTACAGACACCAGCGATGGTACCTCGTTTGCCTAAGCTGATTCGCGTCCTGAGTAAATATATAGATACTAACCTTAGCTTAGAAGAAACTCTGGCACTAGGCACTTTTGGTCTTACCCTACAGCAAGATAACTTCAAAATGGTGCTGTTACCTGGTAGATTTAGCACTCCTAATGAATTTTCGGCTAGTTACTGGATTATGGATTCAATTGGGAAAGACCGGATTATGCGTGACTATTTCGGTCAAGAATCAACACCGACATTATTGGCTGCTAATCCTTCCGCCAATGAACTGAGAATTGCTATTCAAAATACTACTGGTCAGCCTCGGATGAACCAAAAAGTGATCAAGTTTCTTAGAAGCAAAGGCTTTTACAACGTATACTTAGTTAACGATTGGTCAGAGTCACAACAACAGACTCAGATTATCGCCCAACAAGGTGATGTGAAAGCGGCGATCGCACTCAAAAACATCTTGGGATTAGGTAAAATAGAAGCGGATTCAACTGGGGATCTCAAATCAGACATCACAATTCGCGTCGGTCAAGATTGGCATTTATAACAAGTTGAAATTTTCTGAATTT contains:
- a CDS encoding mannose-1-phosphate guanylyltransferase — protein: MDRSLIPVILAGGKGERFWPLSRKHRPKQFLCLDGSGNSLLQETANRLLTMADGWEGLWVVTSAQLAEGVRSQLPQLPPENLLVEPEGRDTAPAVAWATLEISRRYGEDAVIGFFPADHWIGDQVAFQKTLNAATQLATYLAAIVTLGITPSYASTGYGYIQQGEQVGTFGELPVYHVDRFTEKPDRQTAETFLATKSRTGECPYTWNSGMFVFQAGVVLEELEKYAPEIIQLLKAKGLAAYGELAKKSIDYALMEKTELTYVMPASFGWDDLGDWNAIERLMKGDAKNVELAQHIGLDTEGAILYATDEDEVIVTIGLEDVVVVRDRNVTLIVKKDRTQDIKQVIKLLQEHPNLQQLL
- a CDS encoding LCP family protein; protein product: MEQSVKNSTEDVKIKSSKGSANHHRKTVNDAADKFQEKKAPNSQASPSRFVKILSHHLLDVKFNFFPVRSLLWSGAFAITAVASATLGTTVALMVPLSPLIAVSHEGQQNKSIWSESFHYGLSRPVNILVMGIDRVIDVPDDPRQIFRGRSDTMLLLRLDPSDRSVKMLSIPRDTRVDFPGMSIPKINQANADGGATLAARVVHHTLNNVPIDRYVRVTTGAFRELVDLVGGVDVFVPERMSYHDNTQNLHIDLAPGWQTLNGEKAEQFARFRNHNNGDIGRVQRQQALLKSLRAKLQTPAMVPRLPKLIRVLSKYIDTNLSLEETLALGTFGLTLQQDNFKMVLLPGRFSTPNEFSASYWIMDSIGKDRIMRDYFGQESTPTLLAANPSANELRIAIQNTTGQPRMNQKVIKFLRSKGFYNVYLVNDWSESQQQTQIIAQQGDVKAAIALKNILGLGKIEADSTGDLKSDITIRVGQDWHL
- the urtA gene encoding urea ABC transporter substrate-binding protein, whose translation is MAGRLGRRKFIIYSAGTLGTSLLLKACSNPPASDTKTSNATTSTSTGGGNTIKVGILHSLSGTMAISEKSVVDAENLAIEEINKSGGVLGKQIQAIVEDGASNWDTFREKATKLIDQDKVVTVFGCWTSASRKNVLPVFESKNHMLWYPVQYEGQECSQDIFYTGAAPNQQIEPAVDWLLENKGKEFFLVGSDYVFPRTANTIIKAQLQAKGAKTVGEDYLPLGNTEVTPIITKIKAALPNGGVIFNTLNGDSNVAFFKQMQGAGLSPDKYPVMSVSIAEEEVKAIGAEYLKGHYASWNYFMTVDTPENKKFVEAFKAKYGNDRVTNDPMEAAYIMVYLWKQAVEKAKTTDIEAVKKAALGQTFNAPEGKVSLDKNHHLSKFVRIGEVGEDGLFKIVYSSKEAVKPVPWNQYVAETKGYACDWSDAKKGGKYKI